A DNA window from Fervidobacterium sp. contains the following coding sequences:
- a CDS encoding glycosyltransferase: MKILILTNFFPYKNNPVRGIFVSKRIEQYKNFNLEFKVLGISYKETKLLRFTKELLKIPLLEPLEYFDNLKYEYITVKRGIISVIFHRLNNIDLMVNQCKKIADLLLFETHNLIHAHGMSLPIPAGLVARELSKKLNVPYLITLHGSEVNYQMKREKVKKLYISVLEEASKVIFVSNRLLETAKSYGYSGKNSVIIPNGFDSDIFFPRNKDEVRQELNIFIPKTKYVGYVGGLKYVKRADKLPEIFYQIATKIPETKFIIVGDGELRKLVQKKISKLGLNVLFTGRIPQTEVAKYMSAMDVMILPSRNEGFGTVCLEAQACGTCVIGSSNGGIPEAIGFDEFVVIDGKNFEKRFAEKVVEVLLHEYDSNLFVNRAKFYNWENLIRKEIQIYRDVTQDT; encoded by the coding sequence GTGAAAATCTTGATACTTACAAACTTTTTTCCTTATAAAAACAATCCTGTAAGAGGTATCTTTGTTTCGAAAAGAATCGAACAATATAAGAATTTTAACTTAGAATTCAAAGTTCTAGGAATATCTTACAAAGAAACAAAACTGTTAAGATTTACAAAAGAGCTTTTAAAAATTCCTTTGTTGGAACCATTAGAATATTTTGACAATTTAAAATATGAATATATAACCGTTAAAAGAGGAATCATATCTGTTATCTTTCATAGATTGAATAATATCGATTTAATGGTAAATCAGTGTAAGAAAATAGCTGATCTTTTACTTTTTGAAACACACAATTTAATCCATGCGCATGGTATGTCTTTGCCTATTCCGGCTGGTCTCGTGGCGCGCGAGTTATCAAAAAAATTGAATGTTCCCTACCTAATTACACTTCACGGCAGTGAAGTGAATTACCAAATGAAACGTGAAAAAGTGAAAAAACTATACATTTCTGTTCTTGAAGAAGCCTCAAAAGTTATTTTCGTGAGCAACCGTCTCCTTGAAACAGCAAAGTCTTACGGATATTCAGGTAAAAATTCGGTCATTATTCCTAACGGCTTTGACTCAGACATTTTTTTTCCAAGAAACAAAGATGAAGTGAGGCAAGAATTAAATATATTTATTCCAAAAACTAAATACGTCGGTTACGTGGGCGGATTGAAATATGTCAAACGTGCTGACAAGCTCCCTGAAATATTTTACCAGATTGCGACAAAAATACCAGAGACAAAATTCATAATTGTCGGAGATGGTGAACTTCGAAAGCTTGTTCAAAAGAAAATTTCTAAACTTGGTTTAAATGTTTTATTTACCGGTAGAATACCTCAAACGGAAGTTGCAAAATATATGAGCGCAATGGATGTGATGATACTTCCAAGCAGAAATGAAGGATTTGGTACAGTATGTCTTGAAGCTCAAGCGTGCGGAACTTGTGTTATAGGTAGCAGTAACGGCGGTATTCCAGAAGCAATAGGATTTGATGAATTTGTAGTAATCGATGGCAAAAATTTCGAAAAGCGCTTTGCCGAAAAAGTTGTAGAAGTCTTGCTTCATGAATATGATAGTAATTTGTTTGTTAATAGAGCAAAGTTCTATAATTGGGAAAACTTAATCAGGAAAGAAATACAAATATATCGAGATGTAACTCAAGATACTTGA
- a CDS encoding glycosyltransferase family 4 protein yields MRVAMVSSDNSKIVRRGGKHIHQDLLERGLRHIGVSVETFYPEVILSKFDFFKKLLKTDPLSIFSKKKRVIANTNRLLRFFSNLQLSMFDLVHCHDVIAVQGVNHENIILTLHGYLAKEAVNYMGDKYSQKVKKEVHDFLADVEKSAMRKAKHIIVVDSRIKSYVIDELNYSAENVTVLYNAIDTDLFTPVDEQEKIKLRQKLKIPVDAFIVLVPRRYVKKNGVLYAAEAFSKIKSHDFFFVFAGGGHLKKELEKLLENNKNKLILDSIPNETIHEYYKASDVVLIPSVSSDGVEEATSLSMLEGMACGKVTICSSIGGMKEVVKHSENGLLIEQASPKSIIESIIFVKENYASLETLRRNARNYVVKNHSYIEHAKKVYEIYQRVNKK; encoded by the coding sequence ATGAGAGTAGCAATGGTGTCTTCGGACAATTCTAAAATTGTACGTCGTGGAGGTAAGCACATACATCAAGATTTGTTGGAGAGAGGTTTAAGGCACATTGGCGTGAGTGTTGAAACTTTCTATCCAGAAGTTATACTATCGAAATTTGATTTTTTCAAGAAGTTACTGAAAACCGATCCTTTATCAATTTTTTCCAAGAAAAAAAGGGTAATAGCTAATACAAACAGGTTGCTAAGATTTTTTTCAAATTTACAGCTTTCCATGTTTGATTTGGTGCACTGCCATGATGTGATAGCAGTGCAAGGTGTTAACCATGAAAATATCATTCTCACTTTGCATGGATATCTTGCAAAAGAGGCTGTAAATTACATGGGGGATAAGTATTCTCAAAAGGTAAAAAAAGAGGTACACGATTTCTTGGCTGATGTAGAAAAAAGTGCAATGCGAAAGGCAAAACACATAATTGTTGTTGATAGCCGTATAAAGTCTTACGTAATTGATGAGTTAAATTATTCAGCTGAAAACGTGACCGTCTTGTACAACGCTATAGACACAGACCTGTTTACACCTGTAGATGAGCAAGAAAAGATAAAACTTCGACAAAAATTGAAAATTCCAGTAGATGCGTTTATTGTACTTGTTCCAAGAAGATACGTTAAGAAAAATGGAGTTTTATATGCTGCGGAGGCCTTTAGCAAAATTAAAAGTCATGATTTCTTCTTCGTCTTTGCTGGAGGGGGACATCTAAAAAAAGAACTTGAGAAGCTGCTTGAAAATAATAAAAATAAACTAATATTAGATAGTATACCTAATGAAACTATACATGAATATTACAAGGCAAGCGATGTAGTATTGATACCGAGTGTATCTTCTGACGGTGTTGAAGAGGCGACGTCTTTGAGTATGCTTGAAGGTATGGCTTGTGGAAAGGTAACAATTTGTAGTAGCATAGGTGGAATGAAAGAAGTTGTAAAACACTCTGAAAATGGTCTTTTGATTGAGCAGGCAAGTCCTAAGTCAATAATTGAGTCAATAATATTTGTTAAAGAAAATTATGCTAGTTTGGAAACTCTTCGAAGAAATGCAAGAAATTACGTTGTAAAAAACCATTCTTACATTGAGCATGCAAAGAAAGTTTATGAGATATATCAAAGGGTGAATAAGAAATGA
- a CDS encoding glycosyltransferase, translating to MKVSVLMPTYNDEKYLGEAIESVLVQEGIDVEVVVVNDGSTDNTDEVIKRFKSRKIIYVKQENKGQLNALFTASRYLTGDFVCLFHSDDLIVNKNSFVKNVDFILSNNLDGCYGDYVKIDETGNEKGLLEVPKRLKTQDTLKLLLLKGSNFIGDHFFVTRFAFYKSVLTNYVIWNMPYWFYKNKNQLKILNLKYNPEPWYKYRVHSENYVHSEIGKLEIFNGVARTIVTLSNYYNVIPLPYQKKLPVQLYKLPFTNRSLKEFQVYALLKSLLKKYSIKKQDPYFNAVLNSYRFKSNELVNLDPEEVKSIPILLGKDARLFFTKLREKFKLYENLIEKATHGKFTVCVDKRFERKLNSIRRFLNINFDIRAG from the coding sequence ATGAAAGTATCTGTTCTTATGCCAACGTACAACGATGAGAAATATCTTGGAGAAGCTATAGAAAGTGTATTGGTTCAAGAAGGTATCGATGTTGAGGTTGTGGTAGTTAACGATGGTTCAACTGACAACACAGATGAAGTAATCAAGAGGTTTAAAAGTAGGAAAATAATATACGTTAAACAAGAAAACAAAGGGCAACTAAATGCACTGTTTACTGCTTCTAGGTACCTAACAGGAGATTTTGTTTGTCTTTTTCATTCAGATGATTTGATTGTAAACAAGAACTCGTTTGTGAAGAATGTAGATTTCATACTGTCGAATAACCTTGATGGCTGCTATGGAGATTACGTGAAAATTGACGAAACAGGGAATGAGAAGGGTTTACTGGAAGTACCAAAAAGATTAAAAACACAAGATACGTTAAAACTGCTACTTCTTAAGGGGTCGAATTTTATAGGGGACCACTTTTTTGTAACCCGATTTGCTTTTTATAAAAGCGTTTTAACAAATTATGTGATTTGGAACATGCCTTATTGGTTTTACAAAAACAAGAATCAACTAAAGATATTGAATTTAAAGTATAATCCTGAGCCTTGGTATAAATACAGGGTACATTCTGAGAACTATGTCCACAGTGAAATTGGTAAATTAGAGATTTTCAACGGTGTTGCAAGGACAATAGTAACACTTTCAAATTATTACAACGTTATTCCTCTGCCATATCAAAAAAAGCTACCTGTGCAACTTTATAAACTGCCTTTTACCAATAGATCACTTAAAGAATTTCAAGTATATGCCTTGCTCAAATCTCTATTAAAGAAATACTCAATTAAGAAACAGGATCCTTACTTTAATGCAGTTTTGAATTCTTACAGATTCAAAAGCAATGAGTTGGTAAATTTAGATCCTGAGGAGGTCAAGTCAATACCAATTCTCTTAGGAAAAGATGCCCGGTTGTTTTTTACTAAGCTAAGGGAAAAGTTTAAGTTATACGAAAATTTGATTGAGAAAGCTACTCACGGCAAATTTACAGTGTGTGTGGATAAAAGGTTTGAACGGAAGCTTAACTCAATAAGAAGGTTTTTAAACATAAACTTCGATATAAGAGCGGGCTAA
- a CDS encoding oligosaccharide flippase family protein, whose product MKNGVFKNYLAFSVGTWVSLVISFFSTPITSYLIPPGEFGKASLFYTIYSLVSLIVQCGTLNSLMRFYYKYDEKSTLFYSSILIPFFGILVVTPVLFALKEKIGSVFQTGYPVTFVLAMLFSLLFSIIQQYTLTLLRVQQKGVLYSFLSILTQIVNLAVAIIYSLFINKSFYALVISQLISYITVSVVGIFLLKDLLKKIKIDLEITKKVFMYGYPFLFTAIVWWIVSGTDKIMIRFYKDFSQLGLYAAANKLVAAMGIFTSGFNTMWYPYVYEKYEKEGEGIRERISRIFNYVSFLVVSLSVLLMSFKDVIFLLFAKQYRNAASISPFLLTYPAIMSMAIVVARGIDFKNKTYWFIVSDTFGAVSNVILNILLIPVLGARGAAIASGVSYFLIFLVEFTVSQKLFYVLYDKLKVFFGIVLLYLSAIINTFLSKSLLLFCFNLVIISVLVMIYKIEVLYIIKNVKKIINSKGVKRL is encoded by the coding sequence ATGAAAAATGGGGTGTTTAAGAATTACCTTGCTTTTTCCGTTGGTACTTGGGTTAGTTTGGTTATCAGCTTTTTCTCAACACCGATTACCTCTTATTTGATACCACCAGGGGAATTTGGAAAAGCTTCACTATTTTATACAATTTATTCTCTTGTCTCACTCATCGTACAGTGTGGCACTTTGAATTCGTTGATGCGTTTCTATTACAAATATGATGAAAAGAGCACACTTTTTTACAGCTCAATTCTAATACCATTTTTTGGGATTCTCGTCGTTACTCCGGTATTGTTTGCTTTGAAGGAAAAAATTGGTAGCGTTTTTCAAACCGGTTATCCGGTTACTTTTGTTTTAGCTATGTTATTTTCACTTTTATTCAGTATAATTCAGCAATATACTTTAACCCTTCTTAGAGTTCAGCAGAAAGGAGTTTTGTACTCTTTTTTGAGTATTTTGACGCAGATCGTAAATTTGGCAGTAGCGATAATTTATTCTCTGTTTATCAACAAGAGTTTTTATGCACTTGTTATCTCTCAATTGATCTCTTACATCACAGTTTCTGTAGTAGGTATATTTCTGCTTAAGGATTTACTTAAAAAAATAAAGATAGATTTAGAAATTACAAAGAAAGTGTTTATGTACGGATATCCCTTTTTATTCACTGCTATTGTTTGGTGGATTGTCTCTGGAACAGACAAGATAATGATAAGATTTTATAAAGATTTCTCACAACTTGGACTCTATGCTGCAGCGAACAAATTGGTGGCTGCAATGGGAATTTTTACATCCGGTTTTAATACTATGTGGTATCCCTATGTGTATGAAAAATACGAAAAGGAAGGAGAAGGTATCAGAGAGAGGATTTCAAGGATATTTAATTATGTATCATTCTTGGTAGTATCGTTGTCTGTGTTGTTAATGTCGTTCAAAGATGTGATTTTTTTGCTATTTGCAAAGCAGTACCGTAACGCTGCAAGCATATCACCTTTTTTATTGACATACCCAGCTATTATGTCTATGGCAATTGTTGTGGCAAGAGGAATAGATTTTAAAAATAAAACATATTGGTTTATAGTAAGTGATACATTCGGTGCAGTTTCAAATGTTATATTAAATATATTACTGATTCCAGTTCTTGGAGCAAGAGGTGCTGCTATCGCCTCCGGTGTTTCGTATTTTCTCATATTCTTAGTTGAGTTCACTGTTTCACAAAAACTCTTTTATGTTCTTTACGATAAGCTCAAAGTTTTCTTTGGAATAGTCTTGCTTTATTTATCGGCAATTATCAATACTTTCCTCTCCAAAAGCCTATTGTTATTTTGTTTCAATCTGGTCATTATATCTGTTTTGGTAATGATTTACAAGATAGAGGTGTTGTACATTATAAAGAATGTTAAAAAGATAATCAATAGCAAAGGAGTAAAAAGGTTATGA
- a CDS encoding glycosyl transferase family 1: MKTVLIVGYMHSKYDKRVFRTVQALSKYTKVVYQYITEDYEKPSEIDNVFYYPIRWKEQTGISQVKKFFQRRKLDDQIIKLIFSTNFDILYLHHFLPSKPLLPFKWAKSRGKKVVFDVHEYHPQNFLSNLGGFFGKVKEQLMVNIFKEQMQLADKLIFVSKEIPEDLGITKDFLVIPNYAERIDLQIDLKAKIESKEIVFVGKVARKLQEEKSILTKLKDNGFSFHVIGMDDKLFEDLPHKATKFLPYKEMIKELSRATFSLVSYSTIGTNDYRNDLYSLPHKFYDSLAARTPVVVRYDFVSMRKIVERCKVGVIIKPSDVQDSVHRILEAYANYHALIENIEEHIDEFTWNERKEKEFTDYILK; this comes from the coding sequence ATGAAAACAGTATTAATCGTTGGTTATATGCACTCAAAATATGACAAGAGGGTTTTTAGAACTGTCCAAGCACTTTCAAAGTACACAAAGGTAGTGTATCAATATATTACGGAAGATTATGAAAAACCGAGTGAAATTGATAACGTTTTCTACTATCCTATAAGGTGGAAAGAACAAACTGGAATAAGTCAGGTTAAGAAGTTTTTCCAAAGACGAAAGTTAGATGATCAAATAATTAAGCTTATTTTTTCAACAAATTTCGATATACTTTATCTACATCATTTTTTGCCGAGTAAACCTTTGTTACCTTTCAAATGGGCAAAATCGCGTGGAAAAAAAGTTGTGTTTGATGTTCACGAGTATCATCCACAAAATTTTTTGAGTAACCTTGGAGGATTTTTTGGGAAGGTAAAGGAACAGCTTATGGTTAATATCTTTAAAGAGCAGATGCAGCTGGCTGATAAATTAATCTTTGTTAGCAAGGAGATCCCAGAAGACTTGGGTATAACCAAAGATTTTCTTGTCATACCAAATTATGCCGAGAGAATAGACTTGCAAATTGATCTAAAAGCTAAGATTGAGAGTAAAGAAATTGTATTTGTCGGAAAAGTTGCAAGGAAACTACAGGAAGAAAAAAGTATACTTACAAAGCTGAAAGATAATGGTTTTTCTTTTCACGTTATAGGTATGGATGATAAGCTTTTTGAAGATTTACCTCACAAAGCAACTAAGTTTCTACCATATAAGGAGATGATAAAAGAATTATCAAGAGCCACTTTTTCCTTAGTTTCGTACTCAACGATTGGGACAAATGATTATAGAAACGACTTGTACTCACTTCCTCATAAATTTTACGATTCTTTGGCGGCAAGAACACCTGTTGTAGTTCGATATGATTTTGTTTCGATGAGAAAGATTGTTGAAAGATGTAAAGTTGGGGTTATCATAAAACCTTCGGATGTTCAAGATTCTGTTCACAGAATCTTAGAAGCATATGCCAATTATCATGCATTGATAGAGAACATTGAAGAACACATTGACGAGTTTACTTGGAATGAGAGAAAAGAAAAAGAGTTTACAGATTACATTCTCAAATAA
- the tpiA gene encoding triose-phosphate isomerase, which yields MNKTPYESQQFANILVNALAGIGTFDIYIAPTFTALDRVREVINSSNVKLAAQNMYYEDSGAYTGEISAKMLKELNVSAVIIGHSERRKIFGETDELINKKIKKAISEGLTPIFCIGETLEERQKGLTFCVIEKQVKEGLYGLKKEDALKVVIAYEPVWAIGTGVVATPQQAQEAHEFVRKLLAQIYDTQTAENITILYGGSVTPENWFGLFVKKDIDGALVGGASLKESFIELAMIMKRVIQ from the coding sequence ATGAACAAAACACCATATGAGTCTCAGCAATTTGCAAATATCTTAGTAAACGCACTTGCAGGTATTGGAACTTTTGATATATACATTGCTCCAACATTTACTGCGCTTGATAGAGTTAGGGAAGTAATTAATTCAAGTAACGTAAAACTTGCGGCACAAAATATGTACTACGAAGATAGTGGAGCATACACTGGAGAGATATCTGCTAAGATGCTTAAAGAATTGAATGTATCGGCTGTTATAATTGGACACAGTGAAAGAAGAAAGATATTCGGTGAAACGGATGAGTTGATTAATAAAAAGATAAAAAAGGCAATCTCCGAAGGTTTGACACCGATATTTTGTATAGGAGAAACATTAGAAGAAAGGCAAAAAGGTTTAACTTTCTGTGTTATTGAAAAACAGGTCAAGGAAGGTCTTTATGGGCTAAAAAAGGAAGATGCACTCAAAGTTGTTATTGCATACGAACCTGTGTGGGCAATTGGAACAGGAGTTGTAGCAACACCACAACAAGCACAAGAAGCACATGAATTTGTAAGAAAGTTGCTTGCTCAGATCTACGATACTCAAACTGCTGAAAACATCACAATACTCTATGGAGGTAGTGTAACACCAGAAAATTGGTTTGGATTGTTTGTGAAAAAAGACATCGACGGCGCACTTGTAGGTGGGGCAAGTTTGAAAGAAAGTTTTATCGAATTGGCAATGATTATGAAAAGAGTAATACAATAA
- the pgk gene encoding phosphoglycerate kinase, whose amino-acid sequence MEKLTIRDVDLKGKRVIMRVDFNVPVKDGVVTDDTRIVEAIPTIKYVLDQGAKVILLSHLGRPKGGPDPKYTVKPAAERLAQLLGKEVKFVPALYGEEVEKAVSELKEGEVLMLENTRFDPGEEKNDLELAKKWAALADIHVNDAFGTAHRAHSSNVGIAQYIPSVAGFLMEKEIKFLAKATLNPDKPYVVVLGGAKVSDKIGVITNLLNKADRIIIGGAMMFTFWKALGKQTGNSLVEEDKIELARQLLEQAKEKGVELVIPTDAVCAQKMEAGVEKKVFTCEEGIPEGWAGYDIGPASTELIKSKLADAKTVVWNGPLGVFEIEDFAVGTKAVAEFIGSLTDKGVTTVVGGGDSAAAVSQFGLEKKFSHVSTGGGASLEFLEGKELPGIASIADKKK is encoded by the coding sequence ATGGAAAAGCTTACAATCCGTGATGTTGATCTCAAAGGTAAAAGAGTAATCATGCGTGTTGACTTCAACGTTCCAGTAAAAGACGGTGTTGTTACAGACGATACGAGAATTGTTGAAGCGATTCCAACAATTAAATACGTACTTGATCAAGGTGCAAAAGTAATCCTCCTTTCCCACCTTGGTAGACCTAAAGGTGGTCCAGATCCGAAATACACAGTCAAACCTGCTGCTGAAAGACTTGCTCAATTACTTGGTAAGGAAGTAAAATTTGTTCCAGCATTGTATGGAGAAGAAGTCGAGAAGGCTGTATCAGAATTAAAAGAAGGCGAAGTTCTTATGCTTGAAAACACAAGATTTGATCCAGGGGAAGAAAAAAATGATCTTGAACTTGCCAAAAAATGGGCAGCACTCGCGGATATTCACGTGAACGATGCATTCGGTACTGCTCACAGAGCACATTCAAGTAATGTTGGTATTGCTCAATATATACCAAGTGTAGCAGGCTTTTTGATGGAAAAGGAAATCAAGTTTCTTGCAAAAGCGACCCTTAACCCCGATAAACCTTATGTTGTTGTACTCGGCGGAGCAAAGGTTTCTGATAAGATTGGAGTTATAACTAACTTACTCAACAAGGCAGATAGAATAATCATCGGTGGAGCTATGATGTTTACGTTCTGGAAAGCCCTTGGGAAGCAAACAGGAAATTCTCTTGTTGAAGAAGACAAAATAGAGCTGGCAAGACAGCTCTTAGAACAAGCAAAAGAAAAAGGAGTGGAACTAGTTATACCAACGGACGCTGTTTGCGCACAAAAGATGGAAGCAGGTGTTGAGAAAAAGGTCTTTACTTGTGAAGAGGGAATACCAGAAGGTTGGGCTGGTTACGACATAGGTCCTGCAAGTACAGAACTTATTAAATCAAAACTTGCTGACGCTAAGACTGTTGTTTGGAATGGACCACTTGGAGTTTTCGAAATTGAGGATTTCGCTGTGGGAACAAAGGCAGTTGCTGAATTCATCGGTTCATTAACGGATAAAGGTGTTACAACGGTTGTTGGTGGTGGAGACAGTGCAGCAGCAGTAAGTCAATTTGGGCTTGAAAAGAAGTTCAGTCATGTTTCAACAGGTGGTGGAGCTTCTCTTGAATTCCTTGAAGGAAAAGAACTACCCGGTATTGCATCGATAGCAGATAAAAAAAAATAA
- the gap gene encoding type I glyceraldehyde-3-phosphate dehydrogenase gives MKIAINGFGRIGRLVLRELIRRNSNIEVVAINDLDKAETLAHLFKYDSVHRVFDGEVRVTESSIIVNGKEIKVFAEKDPANLPWKDLGVDVVVESTGKFTEKDGAMKHIQAGAKKVIITAPAKGEDITVVIGCNEDQLKPEHQIISCASCTTNSIASIVKVLNDNFGIVTGYLVTVHSYTNDQRVLDLPHKDLRRARAAAMNIIPTTTGAAKAVALVVPEVKGKLDGMALRVPTPDGSISVLSVQVEKATTAEEVNAKVKEATEGRLKGIIKYNEDQIVSMDIVGTTYAGIYDATLTKVMNGTFVTVYSWYDNEYGYTCRVVDTIELVEKML, from the coding sequence ATGAAGATAGCGATTAACGGTTTTGGAAGGATAGGAAGGCTTGTTTTGAGAGAACTCATTCGCCGTAACAGTAACATTGAGGTTGTAGCCATTAATGATTTAGACAAAGCAGAAACATTAGCTCATCTTTTCAAGTACGATTCTGTTCACAGAGTATTTGATGGTGAAGTGAGGGTAACAGAAAGTTCAATAATTGTCAATGGTAAGGAAATCAAAGTTTTTGCCGAAAAGGATCCCGCAAATCTTCCTTGGAAAGATCTTGGTGTTGATGTAGTTGTAGAATCTACAGGTAAATTTACAGAGAAAGATGGAGCAATGAAACACATTCAAGCTGGTGCAAAGAAAGTGATTATAACCGCTCCGGCTAAGGGAGAAGACATTACCGTCGTTATTGGCTGTAACGAAGATCAACTTAAACCTGAACACCAAATAATTTCTTGTGCTTCTTGTACTACAAACTCAATCGCTTCAATTGTCAAAGTACTCAACGATAATTTTGGCATCGTCACTGGTTACCTTGTAACTGTACACAGTTACACAAACGACCAAAGAGTTCTCGACCTTCCACATAAAGACCTCAGAAGAGCAAGAGCTGCAGCCATGAATATCATACCAACAACAACAGGCGCTGCGAAGGCAGTTGCACTGGTTGTGCCAGAAGTCAAAGGTAAGCTTGATGGTATGGCATTGAGGGTCCCAACTCCAGATGGTTCCATTTCTGTTTTAAGCGTCCAAGTCGAAAAAGCAACAACAGCTGAGGAAGTCAACGCAAAGGTTAAAGAAGCAACAGAAGGAAGACTCAAGGGAATTATTAAGTACAATGAAGATCAAATAGTTAGCATGGATATAGTTGGTACAACATACGCTGGAATTTACGACGCAACGCTTACAAAAGTTATGAATGGAACATTTGTAACAGTTTATAGTTGGTACGATAATGAATACGGTTACACATGTAGAGTTGTTGATACAATCGAACTTGTTGAGAAGATGCTTTAA
- a CDS encoding calcium/sodium antiporter, producing the protein MVLSILLLVVGFLFVTLGSDKVVEGSAAIAKKLKVSDLVIGLTIVSFGTSSPELAVNIVSSIKGNSDISLGNIIGSNIFNILVVTGLSAVVKSITVQYSTLRKEIPLSLIAAISVLALGNKQPSIITRGDGVVLLLFFAIFMSYIFEMAKKDREMFEELEKTKEKQISLFTATLYVIGGLAGLVLGGRWIVNGAVDIAKLFGVSDKLIGLTIVAAGTSIPELATSLAAVAKGNNEIALGNVIGSNIFNIFFILGISATINPISYPTVLNIDVTLLIVITSVLVLLSKDLKLSRVEGTLLFLTYIGYTAYLIYRK; encoded by the coding sequence TTGGTCCTATCGATCTTGCTGCTTGTAGTTGGTTTTTTGTTTGTTACCTTAGGTTCAGACAAGGTAGTGGAAGGTTCAGCAGCAATAGCTAAAAAGCTGAAAGTGTCAGATCTTGTTATAGGGTTAACTATTGTATCGTTTGGTACTTCGTCACCAGAATTAGCTGTAAACATAGTATCTTCAATTAAAGGAAATTCAGATATAAGTCTTGGGAATATAATAGGTAGCAATATCTTTAATATACTGGTAGTCACAGGACTTTCAGCTGTGGTTAAAAGTATAACAGTTCAGTACTCAACTTTAAGAAAAGAAATACCTTTAAGTTTGATAGCAGCAATATCAGTACTCGCTCTTGGTAACAAACAACCATCTATAATTACCCGTGGGGATGGTGTGGTATTGTTATTGTTTTTTGCAATATTTATGTCTTACATATTCGAAATGGCAAAAAAAGACAGAGAGATGTTTGAAGAACTTGAAAAAACAAAGGAAAAGCAAATTAGCTTGTTTACTGCTACCTTGTATGTAATAGGTGGTCTTGCTGGTTTGGTATTAGGTGGTAGGTGGATAGTCAATGGTGCCGTAGATATAGCAAAACTTTTTGGTGTATCTGATAAGTTAATAGGATTAACTATAGTTGCTGCAGGTACATCAATTCCCGAACTTGCTACATCTTTAGCTGCTGTTGCTAAAGGAAACAATGAGATAGCGCTTGGAAATGTTATTGGTTCTAATATATTCAATATATTCTTCATACTTGGAATTTCTGCAACCATAAACCCGATAAGTTATCCAACTGTATTAAACATAGATGTTACATTACTTATAGTTATAACAAGCGTGTTAGTATTGCTTTCGAAAGACTTGAAACTTAGCCGTGTCGAAGGTACACTTCTGTTTTTAACGTACATAGGTTACACTGCCTACCTCATTTACAGAAAATAA
- the pcm gene encoding protein-L-isoaspartate O-methyltransferase, producing MYEHLEYYGVSKKVIEAMNIVDRKLFVPEEYVDSAYIDTPLPIGYGQTISAPHMIGMMCEYLQLKVGDKVLEIGTGSGYNAAVMSVLVGESGWIYTIERIPQLAQSALERLKKLEIKNVTVITGDGKEGLIEYAPFDKITVTCYAKRIPEKLTQQLKNLGIMIIPIGDEFVQILTKITKINDELKIEKLSYVKFVPMQ from the coding sequence GTGTATGAGCATCTTGAGTATTACGGTGTTTCAAAAAAGGTTATAGAAGCTATGAATATTGTGGACAGAAAATTATTTGTACCGGAAGAATACGTTGATAGCGCATATATCGATACACCTTTGCCAATTGGTTATGGTCAGACTATATCTGCCCCCCATATGATTGGTATGATGTGCGAATATCTTCAGTTAAAAGTTGGGGACAAAGTTCTTGAAATTGGAACAGGAAGCGGTTACAATGCCGCAGTGATGAGCGTGCTTGTAGGTGAATCTGGATGGATCTACACAATAGAACGAATACCGCAGTTAGCACAAAGCGCGTTGGAGAGATTAAAAAAATTAGAAATTAAAAACGTTACAGTAATTACGGGTGATGGCAAAGAAGGTCTAATAGAGTATGCTCCGTTTGACAAAATAACGGTTACTTGTTATGCGAAAAGAATTCCTGAAAAACTTACTCAACAATTAAAAAACTTAGGTATTATGATTATTCCAATAGGTGATGAATTTGTGCAAATACTTACTAAAATAACAAAAATCAACGATGAGTTAAAAATAGAAAAGTTAAGTTATGTAAAATTCGTTCCCATGCAGTAA